A stretch of the Marivirga tractuosa DSM 4126 genome encodes the following:
- a CDS encoding phage holin family protein: MDLTEFIIRLLLSAGAVFLSAKLLSGVKVDSYGQAIVVAIVLGLINAVVKPILVFLTIPITIITLGLFLLVINALMIMLVDKLLKGFAVKSFWWAFFFSIILSVLNAILQSLF, encoded by the coding sequence ATGGATTTAACAGAATTTATTATTCGCTTACTCCTTTCAGCTGGGGCAGTATTTTTAAGTGCCAAATTACTTTCCGGAGTAAAAGTGGACAGCTACGGACAGGCTATAGTTGTGGCTATAGTGCTAGGACTAATCAATGCGGTGGTCAAACCCATTTTAGTATTTCTTACTATCCCGATTACCATCATTACTTTAGGATTGTTCCTATTGGTAATCAATGCACTCATGATTATGCTGGTAGATAAACTTTTGAAAGGATTTGCGGTAAAGAGTTTTTGGTGGGCCTTTTTCTTTAGTATTATACTTTCCGTATTGAATGCTATTTTGCAGTCGCTTTTTTAG
- a CDS encoding carboxy terminal-processing peptidase: protein MNKVVVSILIIFWSISGFAQTEKLQKLSPTQDQSMEARLVAGLLTQYHYEKIGIDDELSKIVFDEYLSSLDANKHYFLKEDIEGFQKYRERLDDHMKLGYLLPPYEIFNTFRKRFEERMNFIENELEYNFDYEKEEYLTVNRDSLDYVATTEELNDRWRKIVKSQALDLKLDEKADTTIQRLIKERYDRLEQTISEYESRDVFQLYMNTFAESFDPHSSYFSPITSENFKIRMSQSLEGIGATLTSDGTYTKVASVVPGGPAFESKVINTDDKILAVAQGDDGEFVDITGWRLDDVVQKIRGPKGTVVRLKVIEAGISISAGVPQEIRIVRDKIKLENQVPYAEVKEVYRDGNQYNIGVVTIPSFYLDYETMRKGEDYGSTTKDVKAILDSIRSKVDGIVIDLRSNGGGSLQEAIELSGLFIEEGPIVQIRDSDGKIEMGKDDDKTIYYDGPLTVLTNRFSASASEIFSGAIQDYKRGVVIGENTFGKGTVQNLISLNQFVPKVEDTLGQVKLTLAKYYRVNGSSTQHKGVIPDIKMPSPYTAKAFGESSYERALEWDQIESSEYEPSNQINEQIIADLNEKHEKRLKDEQYLRNLKNDVDEAVNQQSMHRVSLNLEARKAENEAAMERRNAANELRDNITSDPELINKINTDGEIKDPYLREGIVVLADLIAMGIG from the coding sequence TCTTCCTTAGATGCCAATAAGCACTATTTCTTAAAAGAAGACATTGAGGGTTTTCAAAAATATCGTGAGCGCTTAGACGACCATATGAAATTGGGTTATTTACTGCCTCCCTATGAAATTTTCAATACCTTCCGTAAGCGATTCGAAGAGAGAATGAATTTCATTGAAAACGAATTGGAATATAATTTTGATTATGAAAAAGAAGAATATTTGACCGTGAATCGCGATTCTCTTGATTATGTAGCTACCACAGAAGAGCTGAATGACAGATGGAGAAAAATAGTGAAAAGCCAAGCATTAGATCTTAAATTGGATGAAAAAGCGGATACCACTATTCAGAGGCTTATAAAGGAAAGATATGATCGTTTAGAGCAAACCATAAGTGAATATGAAAGCCGTGATGTATTTCAGTTATACATGAATACTTTTGCTGAAAGCTTTGATCCACATAGCAGCTACTTTTCACCTATCACTTCTGAAAACTTTAAAATTAGGATGAGCCAGTCTCTGGAAGGAATTGGTGCTACTTTAACCTCTGATGGCACTTATACCAAAGTAGCCTCTGTTGTGCCTGGCGGCCCTGCATTTGAAAGTAAAGTCATTAATACTGATGATAAAATATTAGCAGTAGCTCAGGGTGATGATGGTGAGTTTGTGGACATTACTGGATGGAGATTGGATGATGTTGTGCAAAAAATTAGAGGACCAAAAGGCACGGTTGTGAGACTTAAAGTAATTGAAGCTGGAATTTCTATTTCTGCGGGCGTACCGCAAGAAATTAGAATTGTTAGGGATAAAATAAAACTGGAAAATCAAGTACCTTATGCTGAAGTTAAAGAGGTTTACAGAGATGGAAATCAATACAATATAGGTGTAGTTACCATTCCTTCCTTTTATTTAGATTATGAAACCATGCGTAAAGGAGAGGATTATGGTAGTACTACCAAAGACGTAAAAGCTATTTTGGATTCTATCAGAAGCAAAGTGGATGGCATTGTAATCGATTTACGATCCAATGGGGGAGGATCCTTGCAAGAAGCCATTGAATTAAGCGGTTTATTTATTGAAGAAGGGCCAATTGTTCAAATCAGGGACTCAGATGGTAAAATTGAAATGGGAAAAGATGATGATAAAACCATTTATTATGATGGGCCTTTAACCGTTTTAACTAATAGATTCAGTGCTTCAGCATCTGAAATATTCTCAGGAGCCATTCAAGATTATAAAAGGGGAGTAGTGATAGGAGAGAATACTTTTGGAAAAGGAACCGTGCAAAATTTGATCTCCCTTAATCAGTTTGTTCCTAAAGTAGAAGACACTTTAGGACAGGTAAAATTAACGCTGGCTAAATATTACAGAGTAAATGGTAGCAGTACGCAACACAAAGGCGTTATCCCTGATATCAAAATGCCTTCACCTTACACTGCCAAAGCATTCGGAGAAAGTTCGTATGAAAGAGCTCTGGAATGGGATCAGATAGAAAGTTCAGAATATGAGCCTAGCAATCAAATCAATGAACAAATAATTGCTGATTTGAATGAAAAGCATGAGAAGAGATTAAAGGACGAGCAGTACCTTAGAAACCTTAAGAATGATGTAGATGAAGCGGTAAATCAGCAAAGCATGCACCGAGTTAGCCTTAATTTGGAAGCCCGAAAAGCGGAGAATGAAGCAGCTATGGAAAGAAGAAATGCTGCCAATGAACTAAGAGATAACATAACTTCAGATCCGGAGCTTATTAATAAAATCAATACCGATGGCGAGATTAAGGATCCGTATTTAAGAGAAGGGATTGTAGTCTTGGCTGATTTGATTGCGATGGGAATCGGATGA